Proteins co-encoded in one Acidithiobacillus caldus ATCC 51756 genomic window:
- a CDS encoding TDT family transporter, producing MRLLSAAPGRDPREIVRHFTPNWFAANMGTGILALMLAAFPYGHWGQLEIARGLWIVNVFFFALFAALFAGRALFYPRSFAKLFDHPVQSLFIGAIPMGFATIINGLLDFWPATPQTLAIAQGLWWVDVLLALISALLIPFFMFTAHEHSIERMTAAWLLPIVPPEVSAASGGLLAQHLSPALARPVVYVSYVLWSISVLLALAVLAILLLRLTLHKLPHRDMAVSTWLPLGPLGTGAFAMLTLGKADVLAFAGTPLASMANFGQLAGILVALVLWGFGLWWMVMAVAFTLRYLREGLPFNMGWWGFTFPLGVFDAATYGLGEVTDFGPLTVLGAVFTVLLAGFWIVVTQRSFVGMWTGALFRAPASPRRREWSVTAPKMSTALPW from the coding sequence ATGCGATTGCTGTCCGCCGCCCCCGGTCGGGATCCTCGGGAAATCGTTCGTCACTTCACCCCCAATTGGTTTGCCGCCAACATGGGCACAGGTATCCTTGCGTTGATGCTGGCGGCCTTTCCCTATGGCCACTGGGGCCAGCTGGAGATCGCCCGCGGGCTCTGGATCGTCAACGTCTTTTTCTTCGCCCTGTTCGCTGCTCTGTTCGCGGGGCGGGCGCTGTTTTACCCCCGCAGTTTTGCCAAGCTTTTCGACCATCCGGTGCAGTCGCTCTTCATCGGCGCCATTCCCATGGGATTTGCAACCATCATCAACGGCTTGCTGGATTTTTGGCCGGCCACACCGCAGACCCTCGCCATTGCCCAGGGCCTGTGGTGGGTCGATGTCCTGCTGGCCTTGATCTCCGCCTTGCTCATTCCCTTTTTCATGTTTACGGCCCACGAGCACAGTATCGAGCGGATGACCGCCGCGTGGCTGCTTCCCATCGTTCCGCCGGAGGTGAGTGCGGCCAGCGGCGGCCTTTTGGCCCAGCACCTGTCTCCCGCCCTTGCGCGACCCGTGGTCTATGTGAGTTACGTGCTGTGGAGCATCTCCGTGCTCCTGGCCCTGGCGGTGCTGGCCATCCTCCTGCTTCGCCTGACCCTGCACAAGCTTCCCCACCGCGACATGGCCGTGTCCACCTGGCTACCCCTGGGTCCCCTGGGGACTGGCGCCTTCGCCATGCTTACCCTGGGCAAGGCCGATGTCCTGGCTTTTGCAGGGACTCCGCTGGCCTCCATGGCGAACTTCGGCCAGCTGGCGGGTATTCTGGTCGCCCTCGTGCTCTGGGGCTTTGGCCTGTGGTGGATGGTCATGGCCGTCGCCTTCACCCTGCGTTATCTGCGCGAGGGTCTGCCCTTCAACATGGGCTGGTGGGGCTTCACCTTTCCCTTGGGGGTGTTCGACGCTGCCACCTACGGCCTGGGCGAGGTGACGGATTTTGGCCCGCTGACCGTGCTCGGTGCCGTTTTCACGGTGCTGCTGGCGGGGTTCTGGATCGTCGTCACGCAGCGTAGCTTTGTGGGGATGTGGACCGGCGCGCTGTTCCGAGCCCCCGCCTCTCCGAGGAGACGGGAATGGTCCGTGACTGCTCCGAAGATGTCCACGGCACTACCATGGTGA
- a CDS encoding IS5 family transposase: MTFAEGPSLSRRRKQTKRERFLAEMDAVVPWARLVALIEPHYPKGGSGRKPMPLERMLRIHFLQQWFGYSDPGMEEALYEVPLLRRFVGIDLGRDFVPDETTILKFRRLLERHALAQAIFAEVQAVLREKGLLLQEGKTVDATLIHAPSSTKNRDRKRDPEMSSTKKGNQWYFGMKAHVATDLQGIVQAVDFTAAKVPDHRMLDGLLTGEESVVLADRGYDYPQAHDTLAARGIRNAVARRRYPGQKTGLAALKRYNRAIARIRARGEHAFRVLKCQFGYQRTRYRGLAKNGAQLTTLFALANLYMLRRYLLAA, encoded by the coding sequence ATGACCTTTGCCGAAGGGCCCAGCCTGTCGCGACGCCGCAAGCAGACCAAGCGAGAACGCTTTCTGGCCGAGATGGATGCCGTGGTTCCCTGGGCCAGGCTTGTGGCCTTGATCGAGCCGCACTATCCCAAGGGTGGCAGTGGCCGCAAGCCTATGCCCTTGGAGCGGATGCTGCGGATCCACTTTCTCCAGCAATGGTTCGGCTACTCCGATCCAGGGATGGAAGAGGCCCTGTACGAGGTCCCTCTGCTCCGGCGATTCGTCGGTATCGACCTGGGCCGGGACTTCGTTCCCGATGAGACCACGATCCTGAAGTTCCGCCGCTTACTGGAGCGCCATGCGCTTGCTCAGGCCATCTTTGCCGAGGTGCAGGCGGTGTTGCGGGAGAAAGGGCTCTTGCTGCAGGAAGGTAAGACCGTGGATGCCACCTTGATTCACGCCCCGAGCTCCACCAAGAACCGAGACCGCAAGCGGGATCCGGAGATGAGCTCCACCAAGAAAGGAAATCAATGGTATTTCGGGATGAAGGCGCATGTGGCAACGGATCTCCAGGGCATCGTGCAGGCCGTGGACTTCACCGCGGCCAAGGTACCGGATCATCGGATGCTGGATGGGCTCCTTACCGGAGAGGAGTCGGTGGTCCTCGCTGACCGGGGCTACGACTATCCCCAGGCGCATGACACGCTGGCGGCCCGAGGCATACGGAACGCGGTAGCGCGGCGACGCTATCCTGGGCAGAAAACCGGATTGGCGGCACTCAAACGCTACAACCGCGCCATTGCCCGGATCCGTGCCCGGGGAGAACACGCCTTCCGGGTACTGAAGTGCCAATTCGGTTATCAGCGAACCAGATATCGGGGTCTGGCCAAGAACGGTGCTCAACTGACCACGCTCTTTGCCTTGGCCAATTTGTACATGCTGAGGAGATACCTGCTGGCTGCATAG
- a CDS encoding IS5 family transposase, with translation MRGAKVETQGLFSYVSPEQRVPQDHPLRAIRAIVERSLAEMDSHFSTMYSSYGRPSIPPEFLLRALLLQVFYSIRSERQLMEQLNYNLLFRWFVGLGMDDEVWVPTVFTKNRDRLLDHGTVREFFRSVLEQARGQNLLSEEHFSVDGTLLEAWASQKSFQPKDPEDRSGDGSDFRGQERSNETHASVTDPDARLYKKAPGEASRLAYLGHVLMDNRHGLIAGEQVTTADGTAEVDAATQLVDDLGGNQRITLGADKGYDRHGFVQDLRDRNVTPHVARKRKGSAIDARTTRHRGYAMSIHVRRRIESIFGWMKTVGGMRKTRFRGLERVGLHFSLAATAYNLVRMARLAVA, from the coding sequence ATGCGTGGAGCCAAGGTAGAGACTCAAGGGTTATTCAGCTACGTTTCCCCGGAGCAACGGGTGCCCCAGGACCATCCGCTGAGAGCGATCCGGGCTATCGTGGAGCGGTCCCTAGCGGAGATGGATAGCCACTTCAGCACGATGTACTCGAGCTACGGTCGCCCCTCCATTCCCCCGGAGTTTCTCCTGCGCGCACTGCTCCTGCAGGTCTTCTACAGCATCCGCTCGGAACGGCAGCTGATGGAGCAACTCAACTACAACCTGCTGTTCCGCTGGTTTGTCGGTTTGGGAATGGACGACGAGGTCTGGGTGCCCACGGTCTTTACTAAGAATCGCGATCGGTTGCTGGATCACGGGACGGTACGGGAATTCTTCCGATCCGTACTGGAACAGGCTCGCGGCCAGAATCTGCTCTCCGAAGAGCATTTCTCCGTCGATGGTACGCTGTTGGAGGCCTGGGCCTCGCAGAAATCCTTTCAGCCCAAGGATCCCGAAGATCGTAGCGGTGATGGCTCCGACTTCCGGGGCCAGGAGCGCAGCAATGAGACCCACGCATCGGTGACGGACCCCGATGCCCGGCTGTACAAGAAGGCTCCCGGAGAGGCGTCCCGTCTGGCCTACCTGGGTCATGTGCTAATGGATAATCGGCATGGATTGATTGCCGGGGAACAGGTGACCACCGCCGATGGCACGGCAGAAGTGGATGCCGCTACCCAATTGGTGGATGATCTGGGCGGGAACCAGCGCATCACCCTCGGTGCCGACAAGGGCTATGACCGTCACGGCTTTGTTCAGGATCTCCGGGACCGGAATGTGACCCCTCATGTAGCCCGCAAGCGGAAAGGCTCGGCCATCGATGCCCGGACTACTCGCCACCGGGGCTATGCCATGAGCATCCACGTCCGGCGGCGGATAGAATCCATCTTCGGCTGGATGAAGACTGTGGGAGGGATGCGGAAAACCCGATTCCGTGGTTTGGAACGGGTCGGTCTGCACTTCTCCTTGGCGGCCACCGCGTACAACCTCGTGCGGATGGCGCGACTGGCAGTGGCTTGA
- a CDS encoding cytochrome ubiquinol oxidase subunit I — MLLENTMPVLLSRLDFAWITSMHILWTPMTIGMSWLLFALEIAWLKTGDERWYKLNRFFEKIFIINFGAGVATGVTMEMAFGILYGPFSQAVGPFFGNILGFETITAFMYEAGFIGLMVFGWGKVSKGMHAFATFNVGLSSTLSAMWILVANSWMQSPNGVVLKNGLFQVTNWWNAILNENFTWGFPHMWVATVELALFVFAAVSSWFILKNRNADLFTKLLKPTLLALLIVAPIQIFIGDTLGRDVAMTQPTSLAAMEGHYHTYLPNGKVNTGWHLIAFPNAKNDGNSFAITIPHVLSLLETHTWNGKVTGMDSFPAKDRPDVWVPFYAFRAMVAIGFFLFFVALWGNWLRLRGQFNAQALRKHPWFLRSVVFSGFLPYLAIWCGWWTREIGRQPWVVYNLMRTYQGVSHMSVGQEIFWFAGYIVFELVVWSGAWYFFSRVIAKGVDDIAPSDTLFHHPDAGEADTGRAGGGFAKPTFAKPTMDKSL; from the coding sequence ATGTTACTGGAAAACACCATGCCAGTGCTCCTCAGTCGTCTGGACTTTGCTTGGATCACGTCCATGCATATCCTCTGGACGCCGATGACCATCGGTATGTCCTGGCTGCTCTTCGCTTTGGAGATAGCCTGGCTCAAGACCGGTGACGAGCGCTGGTACAAGCTCAACCGCTTTTTCGAAAAGATCTTCATCATCAACTTCGGCGCCGGTGTGGCCACCGGTGTGACCATGGAGATGGCCTTCGGCATCCTCTACGGTCCCTTCTCCCAAGCCGTGGGGCCCTTCTTCGGCAACATCTTGGGCTTTGAGACCATCACCGCCTTCATGTACGAAGCGGGCTTCATCGGCCTCATGGTCTTCGGCTGGGGCAAGGTGAGCAAGGGCATGCACGCCTTTGCGACCTTCAACGTGGGCCTGTCCTCGACCCTGTCGGCCATGTGGATCCTGGTGGCCAACTCCTGGATGCAGAGTCCCAACGGTGTCGTCCTGAAGAATGGCCTGTTTCAGGTGACCAACTGGTGGAACGCCATTCTCAACGAGAACTTCACCTGGGGCTTTCCGCACATGTGGGTGGCAACGGTGGAACTGGCGCTGTTCGTCTTCGCCGCGGTCTCTTCCTGGTTCATCCTGAAAAACCGCAACGCCGACCTCTTCACCAAGTTGCTGAAGCCCACGCTCCTGGCGCTGCTCATTGTCGCCCCCATCCAGATCTTCATCGGTGACACCCTAGGGCGCGATGTGGCCATGACGCAGCCGACCTCTTTGGCGGCCATGGAGGGGCACTACCATACCTACCTGCCCAACGGTAAGGTCAATACGGGCTGGCACCTCATCGCTTTCCCCAACGCCAAGAACGATGGCAACAGCTTCGCCATCACCATTCCCCACGTCCTGAGCCTGCTGGAGACCCACACCTGGAACGGCAAGGTGACGGGCATGGACAGCTTCCCGGCCAAGGATCGCCCCGATGTCTGGGTACCCTTCTATGCCTTCCGGGCCATGGTGGCCATTGGCTTCTTCCTGTTCTTCGTGGCCCTGTGGGGCAACTGGCTGCGCCTGCGTGGGCAGTTCAACGCCCAGGCCCTGCGCAAGCATCCCTGGTTCTTGCGTTCCGTAGTGTTCTCTGGCTTCCTGCCCTATCTTGCCATCTGGTGCGGTTGGTGGACGCGTGAAATCGGTCGGCAGCCCTGGGTCGTCTACAACCTCATGCGCACCTATCAGGGCGTGAGCCACATGTCCGTGGGGCAGGAGATCTTCTGGTTCGCGGGCTATATCGTCTTTGAGCTCGTCGTGTGGAGTGGCGCCTGGTACTTCTTCAGCCGCGTCATTGCCAAGGGTGTGGACGATATCGCTCCCTCGGATACCCTGTTCCACCATCCGGATGCGGGAGAGGCCGATACCGGTCGGGCGGGAGGCGGCTTTGCCAAGCCCACGTTTGCCAAGCCCACGATGGATAAGAGCCTCTAA
- a CDS encoding IS256 family transposase produces MQESTGFDGGMGELGLNIEGLLRRSARQLIQQAIEGEVQVLLEEYAAVRMVDGRRAVVRNGYLPEREILTAVGPVPVQVPKVRDRSGSGVVFRSSLVPPYVRKSRTVAAALPWLYLHGVSSGRMHEALSVLLGEEAKGLSPAVLGRLKVEWAQEHAQWQRRSLQGKRYAYWWADGVYTQLRAEDDPRMCLLVIIGVTAEGKKEVVAVTDGLRESKASWLEILRDLRDRGLQEAPLLAIGDGAMGFWAALDEIYPQTRHQRCWVHKTANILNELPKRLQGKAKAALQAIWMADTREAAEKAWQAFVRDYQAKYPRAVAKLEKDRDVLLTFFDFPAEHWRHIRSSNAIESTFATVRQRSSRTKNCVSRATFLGLSYKLIQQAERHWRGIQHPERLRELFAGVTFVDGMPANETRLDPQQDAA; encoded by the coding sequence ATGCAAGAGAGTACTGGTTTCGACGGAGGAATGGGAGAGTTGGGCCTGAACATCGAGGGCTTATTGCGGCGGTCCGCGCGCCAGCTGATCCAACAGGCCATCGAGGGCGAGGTGCAGGTGCTGCTGGAGGAGTATGCCGCGGTACGCATGGTCGATGGTCGCCGGGCCGTCGTGCGGAATGGATATCTGCCGGAGCGGGAGATCCTGACAGCGGTCGGCCCCGTGCCTGTACAGGTCCCCAAGGTGCGAGACCGCTCCGGTTCGGGCGTGGTCTTCCGTTCTTCCCTGGTACCGCCCTACGTGCGCAAGTCGCGGACCGTGGCCGCAGCGCTCCCCTGGTTGTACCTGCACGGGGTATCGTCGGGACGGATGCACGAGGCGCTGTCTGTTCTCCTGGGCGAGGAGGCCAAGGGGCTTTCTCCGGCCGTGCTGGGACGCTTGAAAGTCGAATGGGCGCAAGAGCATGCCCAATGGCAGCGCCGGTCTCTACAGGGAAAACGCTACGCCTATTGGTGGGCCGACGGGGTCTATACCCAGCTGCGGGCGGAGGACGATCCCCGGATGTGTCTCTTGGTCATTATTGGCGTGACGGCCGAGGGCAAGAAGGAGGTCGTGGCGGTCACCGACGGTTTACGGGAGTCCAAAGCCTCCTGGCTAGAGATCCTGCGGGACTTGCGCGACCGCGGGCTGCAGGAGGCGCCACTACTGGCCATAGGAGATGGGGCGATGGGTTTCTGGGCCGCCCTGGACGAGATTTACCCACAAACCCGTCATCAGCGCTGTTGGGTGCACAAGACGGCCAACATCCTCAACGAGCTACCGAAGCGCCTTCAGGGGAAAGCCAAGGCCGCCCTGCAGGCGATCTGGATGGCCGACACCCGTGAAGCTGCGGAGAAAGCCTGGCAAGCCTTCGTGCGGGACTACCAGGCCAAATATCCCAGAGCGGTCGCAAAGCTCGAGAAGGACCGGGACGTGCTGCTGACCTTCTTCGACTTCCCGGCAGAGCACTGGCGGCATATCCGCAGCAGCAACGCCATCGAATCGACCTTCGCCACCGTACGGCAACGCAGCAGCCGCACTAAAAACTGTGTCTCTCGAGCCACTTTCCTTGGCCTGAGCTACAAGCTCATCCAGCAGGCAGAGAGACACTGGCGCGGGATTCAGCATCCGGAAAGACTGCGCGAGCTCTTTGCCGGGGTGACATTTGTCGATGGGATGCCTGCCAACGAAACCCGGCTGGATCCTCAACAGGACGCCGCCTGA
- a CDS encoding OprD family outer membrane porin produces the protein MKHLYGLTMATLMLAAPLVYGGTPTSEAARANSIQQFLLNSTVTGDIRNYYFNQIFSGSSVPNRWAYSLGGMLKVQTASLYGFNAGVAFYTANGLGANDLNGLHLDALLMGNRNSLNVLGQAYLQYRNPWLRVKAGDMLLRTPWMGTADAFMIPNTYQAALVQITPIRDLRFTALREFRYKNRIQENYYRQTLLNENPLYPRMPDHLNGTLAFGLSGHWHGLHSSAWFYHFYDLANLFYGTVHYGAPTLSWDVKPFADFQYAREWADGAQYAGPVDATIFGGMLGLHSPIGTIFAAYNAIPARSPFSAGGAELYNGGFVSPFTQQYSADPLYTSIMDYGLVSASQPGHAWKFGFLIHPLPQLRVKYSYSMYITAPYAPNVDANYLDVTYSPGGFWKGLSLRNRLAVDHSNPYADYHGTFIDDRLMLQYAF, from the coding sequence ATGAAGCATCTATACGGGTTAACGATGGCGACGTTGATGTTGGCGGCGCCCTTGGTCTACGGAGGAACTCCCACTTCAGAGGCGGCTCGGGCCAATAGTATTCAGCAGTTTTTGCTGAATTCTACAGTAACCGGGGATATTCGGAACTACTATTTCAATCAAATATTTTCTGGTTCTTCGGTTCCCAACCGCTGGGCCTACTCGCTTGGCGGCATGCTCAAAGTTCAGACGGCATCCCTTTATGGCTTCAACGCGGGGGTAGCGTTTTATACCGCCAATGGCCTGGGCGCAAACGATCTCAACGGCTTGCATCTCGATGCATTGCTTATGGGCAATCGTAACAGTTTGAATGTACTCGGACAGGCTTATTTGCAGTATCGCAACCCGTGGTTGCGGGTAAAGGCTGGGGATATGCTCCTGCGTACCCCTTGGATGGGAACGGCAGACGCCTTTATGATTCCCAACACCTACCAGGCGGCTCTCGTACAGATCACACCGATTCGCGATCTACGGTTCACTGCTCTGCGAGAGTTCCGCTACAAGAACCGCATACAGGAAAACTATTATCGGCAGACCCTGTTGAATGAGAATCCACTCTATCCCCGTATGCCAGACCATCTCAACGGAACCCTGGCCTTTGGACTGTCTGGTCATTGGCATGGGCTGCACTCCAGTGCTTGGTTCTATCATTTCTATGATCTTGCCAACCTGTTTTATGGAACAGTGCACTATGGGGCTCCCACCCTTTCCTGGGATGTGAAACCCTTTGCCGATTTTCAGTACGCTCGGGAGTGGGCGGACGGTGCTCAATACGCGGGACCAGTGGATGCCACGATCTTTGGCGGGATGCTGGGACTACATAGTCCAATTGGCACCATCTTTGCGGCTTACAATGCGATCCCTGCCCGCTCGCCGTTCTCTGCCGGCGGTGCAGAGTTGTACAACGGTGGATTCGTCTCTCCATTTACCCAGCAGTACAGCGCTGATCCCCTGTATACCAGTATTATGGATTACGGTCTGGTGTCGGCATCCCAACCGGGGCATGCCTGGAAATTTGGCTTCTTGATCCATCCACTGCCGCAACTGCGTGTCAAGTACAGTTACAGCATGTATATCACTGCCCCTTATGCGCCCAATGTCGATGCCAACTACCTCGACGTGACCTACAGTCCGGGAGGATTCTGGAAGGGACTTTCCCTACGTAATCGTCTGGCGGTGGATCATAGTAATCCCTATGCAGACTATCACGGTACCTTCATCGACGATCGTTTGATGCTGCAATATGCTTTCTGA